Proteins found in one Ammospiza nelsoni isolate bAmmNel1 chromosome 15, bAmmNel1.pri, whole genome shotgun sequence genomic segment:
- the LOC132080180 gene encoding uncharacterized protein LOC132080180 — protein MAVVPGRAGTGSSAAELGPRLARRSRGAGPGPARCPAPALIGARPPPAGNSPRVGTAPALIGPRGAAPPPRATPDPPRAAPVRAIPPGTGTGTHTGPDLGTDPDTDPDPGTDPDTDPGSDTDPDPGTDTDPDPDT, from the coding sequence ATGGCCGTCGTGCCGGGACGCGCCGGGACCGGGAGCAGCGCAGCGGAGCTCGGCCCGCGCCTCGCGCGGCGCTCCCGGGGCGCCGGTCCCGGCCCCGCGCGCTGCCCCGCCCCGGCCCTGATTGgcgcccgccccccgcccgcggGAAACTCGCCCCGCGTGGGCACCGCCCCGGCGCTCATTGGGCCccgcggggcggccccgcccccccgCGCCACGCCCGACCCGCCCCGCGCCGCACCTGTGCGCGCCATCCCGCCCGGTACCGGCACCGGCACCCACACCGGCCCTGATCTCGGCACCGACCCCGACACTGATCCTGATCCCGGCACCGACCCCGACACTGATCCCGGCTCCGACACCGACCCTGATCCCGGCACCGACACTGACCCTGATCCCGATACCTGA